The Flavobacterium jumunjinense genome includes a region encoding these proteins:
- a CDS encoding VF530 family protein yields MSNDPLHGKTLKTILEQLVDFYGFDTLGELIKIKCFTENPSVKSSLTFLRKTDWARKKVEELYVRTLPKFS; encoded by the coding sequence GGAAAAACTTTAAAAACAATTCTAGAACAACTAGTCGATTTCTATGGTTTTGATACTTTAGGAGAATTAATTAAAATTAAGTGTTTTACTGAAAATCCTTCTGTAAAATCAAGCTTAACTTTTCTACGAAAAACTGATTGGGCAAGAAAAAAAGTAGAAGAACTGTATGTGAGAACATTGCCGAAATTTTCATAA